One segment of Macrobrachium rosenbergii isolate ZJJX-2024 chromosome 25, ASM4041242v1, whole genome shotgun sequence DNA contains the following:
- the LOC136852105 gene encoding uncharacterized protein encodes MDVESLFTNVPVDGTIQMILDRVYRDPTTPSLNIPEHALCTLLETCTKKAPFSNHRGHMYTQIDGVAMCSPLGVIFANFYMGTVEQRVFEDIHQPKMYVRYIGDTFVNANSQEEIENLRRAFHNHSCLSFSIEHSQNCCLPFLDVLAEQGESSFSTRVCTKRTNLGMCMNGASKCPERYKHSTVSAYVRRALLHCSSLNDTHGEMERVAQTLVDNGHPNRNIEVFQGEHR; translated from the coding sequence atggatgtggagtccctcttcaccAACGTCCCCGTCGATGGGACCATCCAGATGATCTTGGACCGtgtgtatagggaccccaccaccccatccctgaacatccctgagcatgccctcTGCACCCTCCTGGAAACATGcaccaaaaaggcccctttctccaaccatcgtggccatatgtacacccagatcgaTGGGGTGGCGATGTGTTCTCCCCTTGGAGTCATCTttgccaatttctatatgggcactgtggagcaaagggtattcgaaGACATACACCAGCCAAAGATGTATGTGCGCTACATTGGCGATACCTTCGTCAACGccaattcgcaagaggagatcgaGAACCTGAGGCGTGCTTTCCACAACCACAGCTGCCTCAGTTTCTCAATCGAACATAGCCAAAActgctgcctccccttccttgacgtccttgcaGAACAGGGAGAGTCCTCTTTCTCTACGAGGGTCTGCACGAAgcgcacgaacctgggcatgtgtatgaatggGGCGAGcaagtgccccgagaggtataagcactCCACCGTCAGCGCTTACGTCAGGAGGGCGCTCTTGCATTGCTCCTCCTTAAACGACACACACggagaaatggaacgtgtagcccagaccctcgtcgacaatggacacccaaaccggaatatagaagtctttcaaggcgaacatcgataa
- the LOC136852103 gene encoding uncharacterized protein: MVVESTPQVLNLLLRIGADMTKGIVDVAHVHPWLVYVFEYPSLHSARIEIGEEDSKGRTHRHPVDLGVHMATMGDHKSNIIDRRLREAAKQLREKEDITILRADKTATFVLINTKDYHWNRKLDNILADSTKFQRITNNPVDKIRREANRIIETVNAASNAFHLPPIMGDYDLEYIYGNVKTHKQGNLLRPIISQIPAPTYQLAKRLSAILTPYVPSSHSLKSSVEFLEAL, encoded by the exons atggttgtggaaagcaCACCTCAGGTTCTCAATCTCCTCTTGAGAATTGGCGCTGACATGACAAAAGGAATCGTCGATGTAGCGCACGTACATCCTTGGCTGGTGTATGTCTTCGAATACCCTTCGCTCCACAGTGCCCGtatagaaattggcgaagaggactccaaggggagaacccatcgccaccccgtcgatctgggtgtacatatggccacgatg GGCGACCATAAGAGTAACATTATCGACCGGCGCCTGAGGGAGGCGGCCAAGCAGTTGAGGGAGAAAGAAGACATCACCATTCTTAGGGCCGACAAGACTGCCACTTTTGTCCTCATAAACACCAAGGACTACCATTGGAATCGGAAGTTAGACAATATCCTGGCGGATAGTACCAAATTCCAAAGAATTACTAATAACCCTGTCGACAAGATCAGGCGGGAGGCGAATAGGATCATAGAGACGGTCAATGCCGCCTCTAACGCCTTTCACCTACCACCAATCATGGGAGACTATGACCTAGAGTACATCTACGGGAACGTCAAGACACATAAGCAAGGTAACCTCCTGCGCcccatcatcagtcagattcctgccccAACGTACCAGTTGGCTAAGAGGCTAAGTGCCATCCTTACCCCTTATGTCCCAAGCAGCCACAGCCTGAAGTCATCAGTAGAGTTCCTGGAGGCCCTATAA